One Ranitomeya imitator isolate aRanImi1 chromosome 1, aRanImi1.pri, whole genome shotgun sequence DNA window includes the following coding sequences:
- the LOC138639207 gene encoding zinc finger MYM-type protein 1-like: MLRSWLLYSPSKKALYCFCCRLFADAETSQSNFDSVNGFNTWWKLNPKVYNHESSVAHVECFTKWKELEIGLQRGVTIDKKVQEEVENNVKKWREILARLLDIIRFLAKQNLALRGHREVIHHETDYEPESTGKKGNFLELVHLLAKYDPVLREHILRIKFGKKFATSYFSPTIQNEFIEILGGKVRSKVVEQVKIAKYFSMIFDSTPDISHKDQMCQVLRYVMINGKEVKVVESFVDFIEIKGKTSESISTVILQQLEKYGIDIQNCRGQAYDNAAVMAGQHTGVQRRIKEINKKAEFVACTNHSLNLAGVHAASVALSSVTFFGTVERLFTFFSSSTHRWDVLISVTGQSVKRVLETRWSARGDAVSAVKKNYSKILQAVEQLTGEEENRVTRSDAGVLLVALQSFSFLCFLGLWESVLKEINDTQVYLQTKGLNIQQCDTKLGALKAFLTENREELVKHSVAYAKEICEDLGIDMDRRSRKKKKMAGEQSQDAALPYETELMREMYLSLDRVIQEITTRFQQLHALAEKYAFLTPSHLLDDKYECQLNQDHDDINKEEFLIERKRLKSFLYVAVTQDKKETWKEDSPLELLQFIVKYSLENSVPNIVILLRIFLTIAVSVATCERSFSKLKLIKNYLRSTMSAMRLGNMAILSIEHQLSEEIDFDDVINDFANRKARKVKF, encoded by the coding sequence atgttgaGGTCATGGTTGCTGTACTCTCCTTCCAAAAAAGCCCTTTACTGCTTTTGTTGCAGACTATTTGCAGATGCAGAAACAAGTCAGTCTAATTTTGATTCAGTGAATGGATTCAACACATGGTGGAAACTTAATCCTAAAGTATACAACCATGAATCTAGTGTGGCCCATGTAGAATGTTTCACAAAATGGAAGGAGTTAGAAATTGGACTCCAACGTGGCGTAACAATTGATAAAAAAGTACAGGAAGAAGTAGAAAATAATGTGAAGAAGTGGAGGGAGATACTTGCAAGATTGTTGGATATCATTAGATTCCTTGCTAAACAAAATTTGGCTTTACGGGGTCACAGAGAAGTAATCCATCATGAGACTGATTACGAACCTGAATCAActggaaaaaagggaaattttttagaATTAGTTCATTTGTTGGCGAAATATGATCCAGTGCTACGTGAACATATTCTAAGAATCAAGTTTGGAAAAAAGTTTGCTACATCATATTTCTCTCCTACAATTCAGAATGAGTTTATAGAAATTTTGGGAGGGAAAGTAAGAAGCAAAGTTGTGGAGCAAGTAAAAATAGCAAAGTATTTTTCTATGATATTTGACAGCACCCCTGATATTTCTCATAAGGATCAAATGTGCCAAGTTTTACGCTACGTTATGATCAATGGGAAAGAAGTTAAGGTTGTGGAATCATTTgttgattttattgaaataaaaggtAAAACTTCAGAGAGTATTTCAACTGTGATTTTGCAACAATTAGAAAAATACGGAATTGACATCCAAAATTGTAGAGGACAAGCATATGATAATGCTGCTGTAATGGCTGGTCAACATACTGGCGTTCAGAGACGCATTAAGGAAATAAACAAAAAAGCTGAATTTGTTGCATGTACAAATCACTCACTGAATTTGGCAGGTGTACATGCAGCTTCTGTTGCACTGAGTTCGGTTACATTTTTTGGAACTGTGGAGCGtttgttcacatttttttcttcttctacccATCGCTGGGATGTTCTGATTTCAGTCACTGGTCAAAGTGTCAAGCGTGTATTAGAAACTCGGTGGAGTGCACGGGGAGATGCTGTGAGtgcagtgaaaaaaaattactccaAAATTTTACAGGCTGTAGAACAGTTAACTGGTGAAGAAGAAAATAGAGTTACCAGGTCAGATGCTGGTGTGTTACTTGTTGCATTACAATCTTTTTCCTTCCTGTGCTTTCTTGGCCTGTGGGAATCTGTGCTTAAAGAAATTAATGACACACAGGTCTACCTACAGACCAAAGGATTAAATATCCAACAATGTGACACAAAACTTGGAGCATTAAAAGCATTTTTAACAGAAAACAGAGAGGAATTAGTTAAGCATTCAGTAGCTTATGCAAAAGAAATTTGTGAAGATTTGGGAATAGATATGGATCGCCGCTCTAGAAAGAAGAAAAAGATGGCAGGTGAACAATCGCAAGACGCTGCATTGCCATATGAAACGGAGTTGATGAGAGAAATGTACCTTTCGTTGGACAGAGTGATCCAAGAAATCACAACAAGATTTCAACAGCTTCATGCTCTTGCTGAAAAATATGCCTTCCTTACTCCATCACACCTTTTGGACGATAAGTATGAGTGTCAGCTAAATCAAGATCACGATGATATTAATAAGGAAGAGTTCCTCATTGAGAGAAAAAGGCTTAAAAGTTTTCTTTATGTTGCTGTTACACAAGACAAAAAAGAGACATGGAAGGAGGACAGTCCGCTTGAACTGTTGCAGTTTATTGTAAAATATAGTCTAGAGAACTCAGTTCCAAATATTGTCATACTCCTTCGCATTTTTCTTACTATTGCTGTAAGTGTTGCTACTTGTGAGAGGAGTTTTTCCAAGTTAAAGCTGATTAAAAATTACCTAAGATCCACAATGAGCGCCATGCGTTTAGGAAATATGGCCATTCTGTCTATTGAACATCAGCTGAGTGAAGAAATAGACTTTGATGATGTTATCAACGATTTTGCAAACAGAAAGGCAAGAAAAGTAAAATTCTAA